The Asterias rubens chromosome 1, eAstRub1.3, whole genome shotgun sequence genome segment CAGCTGAGCGATGCGGTTCCGTGACGCAGCCGTCGATCTCCGCCGTAGCTTCCCCGTTGTGCCCCCGATGAAAACATCATCGCTGGACGGGTCCAACATCCAGTAGTTCCCCTTCCCCGGATCATCATAATGCCGGGGCACCTTCACAAAACACTTATTTAGACTCAGATTGTGCCGGATTGAGTTCTGCCAGCCTTGCTTATTCTCCCTGTAATAGGGGAAGTTGGTCATGATGTACTCATAAATACCGTTCAGAGTCAGACGTTTCTCTGGACTGGAGCGAATCGCCATCATGATAAGTGCGTTATAACTGAAGGGCGGTTTCTCACCGAATTTGTTCTTTGGTGGCGAATTCTTTTCACCTTCTTTAGTCTCGGTCTTTCCTTTCTCCTCCTCCTTGCCGTCCTTCTCTTGTTCCTCCTCTTCCACATCTTTCATGGTTTCAGAAACTTCTCTGTCCTCGGTCATTTCGGAGTCCGGGTCATGGTCCCCCTTGACCGTCGAGTTGACCACGGGTAGTGGAGGCGAGATGGACGGCAGCTCAGATGGCTCTCTCTTCCCCAGCATGATATGATCAATGGAGAAGGGTTTCTTGGTGGATCGTATCTCATCAGCAGTCTCAGCCCGCATCTGCATGCACTCCAGCTTCACCATGTTTGATGAGGATGTAAATATGAACTCTCACCACTCACTAGTAGAGCAGAACGTACGGACAGGGAAACCTTAATCCAGAGACGGGGATGCCACACTCACTATATAGTCGCCTGACAAATTGGCAAACAACCGGTATCACCTTCGGTAAGCCATCCGCCTATATGACTGCACTTCGGTGACCGTCCTATAGAAGGCAATCATTCAGATTGATGTACAGTCTTGTTTTTCACTCTCAACTACTAGAAATCTTGCCTTCGCGGACCAACCACTGAGGGAGCCTTGCACACCGTTGTTCCCACAGCGAAAGTTAGAATTATTTATGTGTGCAACACCTATCTACTACCGCAACGGCTTCACTTGCGTTGTATTATacgatgtgtgtgtgtggtgatCACCCATCAGTGCAACAAGAAGTTTAGTTTGCaactgaccaatcaaaacaagcgGTGCAACCAAGCGACAGCAACACAGCACAGACCAATCAACGCCGCCGGCTTATTGGGTCTTTGTTGCACTTCGGCTAATCGCTCAATATAATGTGATAGTCTGCTGAATTGAGTTTGTATATACAAGTGTTCGGGCCCAAGATTAGGAgtggaaggttttttttttttgagcggcTGTCTGTCAGTGGGGTAACAGTTATACCAGAAACAAAGCCAGATCTAATGACTAGAGTTTCACAAGGAGAGATTAATGCCAAATTGGAAATGGTGATTACTACGAGCTCGTCTTACTAGGATTTGTTCTtcttggttgggggggggggggggggtctatcCTACCACCATGGCCAACAAAACATGGATTACAGTATACCAACTAACACTCAGGGTTGTACATTGTATCGCAACAAtgtacaaataaacaataattcGA includes the following:
- the LOC117294534 gene encoding forkhead box protein G1-like, with translation MVKLECMQMRAETADEIRSTKKPFSIDHIMLGKREPSELPSISPPLPVVNSTVKGDHDPDSEMTEDREVSETMKDVEEEEQEKDGKEEEKGKTETKEGEKNSPPKNKFGEKPPFSYNALIMMAIRSSPEKRLTLNGIYEYIMTNFPYYRENKQGWQNSIRHNLSLNKCFVKVPRHYDDPGKGNYWMLDPSSDDVFIGGTTGKLRRRSTAASRNRIAQLKRGVGPLTNGFSLPIRTDKPYSMYWPHGHLLPYPHHGGTPLRYDARLPMHHPDSMSVPVSSHHCAETLLSTCPTLPKPIPSGHGFSMDRLLRHESSSYSMSMRARALSLPSPPPQGSGGVVCAGVGSCIPGVGSETTPACCIPRLPPHSPQSVSSSPYDVYHSLHSLPVFPTALFPLTLAQSRPISGK